A DNA window from Mucilaginibacter xinganensis contains the following coding sequences:
- a CDS encoding PH domain-containing protein → MIEKFLNEEQDPKAVEKIYFRLADLLTTGEEILYIAVQKKPIVNLFPDCVALTNKRILFFTPANLGLTIKFVDFVWKDIVDVYTKEEIIGAIFSVKTTNGAEMGVDYLPKVQARKLYQYAQERKESEREARRLRDLEEKRAESGAIQFENASRLASQQPVTPVELMPVSAPEPVRTPEPAPAPVVQEAPKPDELTEKLKKLRMLFDNGLISQEEYNHKKLDLLSDL, encoded by the coding sequence ATGATTGAGAAATTTTTGAACGAAGAACAAGACCCGAAAGCGGTTGAAAAAATATATTTCCGCCTTGCCGACCTGCTGACTACCGGCGAAGAGATATTATACATTGCGGTTCAAAAAAAACCAATAGTGAACCTTTTTCCTGATTGCGTTGCTTTAACCAATAAAAGGATCCTGTTTTTTACACCGGCTAACCTTGGTTTAACTATAAAGTTTGTTGATTTTGTTTGGAAAGACATTGTTGATGTTTACACCAAAGAAGAGATCATTGGTGCTATTTTTAGCGTAAAAACCACCAACGGCGCCGAGATGGGTGTTGATTACCTGCCCAAAGTACAGGCCCGTAAGCTTTATCAATACGCGCAGGAACGTAAAGAGTCTGAACGCGAAGCCCGCCGCCTGCGCGACCTGGAAGAAAAACGCGCAGAATCAGGTGCAATCCAGTTCGAAAATGCATCGCGTTTAGCATCGCAACAGCCGGTTACCCCGGTTGAGCTGATGCCTGTATCGGCTCCTGAGCCTGTTCGTACACCTGAGCCAGCCCCTGCTCCTGTTGTGCAGGAAGCTCCGAAACCAGATGAACTAACCGAAAAGTTAAAAAAATTAAGAATGCTGTTTGACAACGGATTGATTTCGCAGGAAGAATATAACCACAAGAAATTAGATTTACTGAGCGACTTGTAA
- a CDS encoding LuxE/PaaK family acyltransferase: protein MDKQQVFSISNEEQFNDVALQIFRHQAKNCRVYHDFISGLNIDAENVGTVQQIPFLPIEFFKSHLVLSADVPAEVTFTSSGTTGMITSRHLVTDVSWYTESFRAAFRLFYGDIEDYTILALLPSYLEREGSSLIYMADDLIKQSNNAGSGFYLYNHADLYLQLKKEQAAQKPTLLIGVTFALLDFVEQYPINFPELIVMETGGMKGRRKEMIREELHQQLCAGFGVSAIHSEYGMTELLSQAYSKGEGIFACPPWMKVITRDTNDPLELLQNNRAGGINVIDLSNINSCSFIATQDLGKVYPDNSFEVLGRFDNSDIRGCNLLIA from the coding sequence ATGGATAAGCAGCAGGTATTTTCAATTAGCAATGAGGAGCAATTCAACGATGTTGCTTTGCAGATCTTCAGGCACCAGGCTAAAAACTGCAGGGTTTATCACGATTTTATATCGGGCTTAAATATCGATGCCGAAAATGTAGGTACTGTACAGCAGATCCCATTTTTGCCAATTGAATTTTTCAAATCGCATTTAGTGCTAAGCGCCGATGTCCCCGCAGAGGTAACTTTTACCAGTTCCGGCACTACAGGAATGATCACCAGTCGCCACCTGGTTACTGATGTCAGCTGGTACACGGAAAGCTTCCGGGCCGCTTTTCGCTTATTTTACGGCGATATTGAGGACTATACCATTTTAGCCCTGCTACCCTCCTACCTGGAGCGCGAAGGCTCGTCACTTATTTATATGGCCGATGACCTAATCAAACAATCAAACAATGCCGGCAGCGGCTTTTACCTGTATAACCATGCTGACCTTTACCTGCAATTAAAAAAAGAGCAGGCCGCGCAAAAACCGACCCTACTGATAGGGGTAACTTTTGCCCTGCTTGATTTTGTGGAGCAATACCCCATAAATTTCCCGGAGTTAATTGTAATGGAAACAGGTGGCATGAAGGGCCGCAGAAAAGAGATGATCCGCGAGGAATTGCATCAGCAGCTATGCGCCGGGTTTGGTGTTAGCGCCATCCATTCAGAATACGGGATGACCGAACTGCTGTCGCAAGCTTATTCAAAGGGCGAAGGTATTTTTGCCTGCCCGCCCTGGATGAAGGTCATTACCCGTGACACCAACGATCCGCTGGAGCTTTTGCAAAATAATAGAGCCGGTGGCATCAACGTTATTGACCTCTCAAACATCAACTCCTGCTCATTTATCGCCACGCAGGACCTGGGAAAGGTTTACCCGGATAACTCATTCGAAGTTTTAGGCCGTTTTGATAATTCTGATATCAGGGGTTGTAATTTGCTGATAGCTTAA
- a CDS encoding lipid-binding SYLF domain-containing protein: MKKLRLLMLPVMLSIFFVLISATTDGSKETERVHAASNVLKDFGKMKESIPHDLISECQGVVIIPKLINAGFVVGGKRGRGVAMVKMDDGKWSDPVFVTLTGGSIGAQIGVQSVDLVLMFRHKGVLAKVKNGDFTVGGDASAAAGPVGRSTSANTDYKLDAEIYSYSRSRGLFAGISINGSNLAIDKTANARFYGNDLTSKEIFDTAKSDKEAVKTLKASLNAL; encoded by the coding sequence ATGAAAAAGTTAAGATTATTGATGCTACCGGTTATGTTAAGCATCTTTTTTGTGCTGATTTCGGCCACTACAGATGGAAGCAAAGAAACCGAACGTGTGCATGCCGCTTCGAACGTGTTAAAGGATTTCGGAAAAATGAAGGAATCTATCCCGCATGATCTGATTTCTGAATGCCAGGGTGTGGTTATTATACCTAAATTAATAAATGCAGGCTTTGTTGTTGGTGGCAAACGCGGCAGGGGCGTGGCTATGGTAAAAATGGATGATGGCAAATGGAGCGATCCTGTTTTTGTTACCTTAACAGGTGGCAGCATAGGAGCGCAAATTGGCGTACAGTCTGTTGACCTGGTTTTGATGTTCCGTCATAAAGGGGTGCTTGCCAAAGTTAAAAACGGAGATTTTACTGTTGGTGGCGATGCTTCGGCAGCTGCAGGCCCGGTTGGCAGAAGTACTTCGGCTAATACTGATTATAAGCTGGATGCCGAAATTTATTCTTATTCGCGCAGTCGCGGTTTATTTGCCGGCATCAGTATAAACGGTTCAAACCTGGCAATTGATAAAACAGCAAACGCCCGTTTTTACGGGAATGACCTGACTTCTAAAGAGATTTTTGATACTGCAAAAAGCGATAAGGAAGCTGTTAAAACACTAAAAGCCTCGCTTAACGCATTGTAA
- the tyrS gene encoding tyrosine--tRNA ligase, with protein MNFVEELRWRGMLHDIMPGTEDLLNKGMVSGYIGFDPTADSLHVGSLAQIMTMIHFQRAGHKPFALVGGATGMVGDPSGKSQERNLLSEDVLQLNLAGIKSQLEKFLDFDCGANSAQMVNNYDWFKDFTFLDFIREVGKHITVNYMMAKDSVKKRLEGETGMSFTEFTYQLVQGYDFYYLWKNHNCALQMGGSDQWGNIVTGTELVRRKGVGEAFALTTQLIKKSDGTKFGKTEGGNIWLDAEKTSPYKFYQFWLNTSDADAKTYIRIFTLFDRETIEALEAEQDAAPHLRVLQKALAKDITIRVHGEAAYEKAIKSSEFLFGNIGIEFLSELNDDEVLALFEGVPNFNISQSELQQGINVVDLLAAHTAVFSSKGEAKKMIQGGGAAINKVKINSIEDVYNTDTLISGKYLVAQKGKKNYFLIIAG; from the coding sequence ATGAATTTTGTTGAAGAACTACGCTGGCGGGGTATGCTGCACGATATTATGCCCGGAACGGAAGACCTGTTAAATAAAGGTATGGTATCAGGATATATAGGTTTTGACCCAACTGCCGATTCGCTGCATGTTGGCAGCCTGGCACAGATCATGACCATGATCCATTTTCAGCGCGCGGGGCATAAGCCTTTTGCGCTGGTTGGCGGCGCTACTGGTATGGTTGGCGATCCGTCGGGCAAATCGCAGGAGCGTAATTTGCTTTCGGAAGATGTGTTGCAGCTGAACTTAGCTGGCATAAAAAGCCAGCTGGAGAAATTCCTGGATTTTGATTGTGGAGCCAACAGCGCTCAGATGGTAAATAATTACGATTGGTTTAAGGATTTTACCTTCCTTGATTTTATCCGCGAAGTGGGTAAACACATCACCGTTAATTATATGATGGCCAAAGATTCAGTGAAAAAACGACTGGAAGGCGAAACAGGCATGTCATTTACTGAATTTACATACCAATTGGTACAGGGCTATGATTTTTACTATTTGTGGAAAAACCATAACTGTGCTTTACAAATGGGCGGGTCAGACCAATGGGGCAACATTGTAACTGGTACCGAACTGGTACGCCGGAAAGGGGTAGGAGAGGCCTTTGCCTTAACTACCCAACTGATAAAAAAATCTGACGGAACCAAGTTTGGCAAAACCGAAGGTGGCAACATCTGGCTTGATGCTGAAAAAACATCACCTTATAAATTTTACCAGTTTTGGTTAAATACCAGCGATGCCGATGCTAAAACTTATATCAGGATTTTTACCTTATTTGACAGGGAAACAATAGAAGCGCTGGAAGCCGAACAGGATGCCGCCCCGCATTTAAGGGTATTACAAAAAGCTTTGGCAAAAGATATTACCATTAGGGTACATGGTGAAGCGGCTTATGAAAAGGCAATTAAATCGTCGGAATTTTTATTTGGCAATATTGGGATTGAGTTTTTAAGTGAACTGAATGATGATGAAGTGTTGGCCTTGTTTGAAGGCGTGCCTAATTTTAACATCAGCCAGAGTGAATTGCAGCAGGGAATAAATGTGGTTGATCTTTTAGCCGCTCATACTGCTGTTTTCTCTTCTAAAGGAGAAGCAAAAAAAATGATCCAGGGTGGCGGGGCCGCCATTAATAAAGTGAAAATCAATTCTATTGAGGATGTTTACAACACAGACACCTTAATTAGCGGCAAATATTTAGTAGCACAAAAAGGAAAGAAGAATTATTTTTTAATAATTGCCGGATAA
- the dapF gene encoding diaminopimelate epimerase, producing MIHFYKYQGAGNDFILVDNREGIVNHHNPQLIARLCDRRFGIGGDGMMFLQAVEGYDFEMVYYNSDGQPSSMCGNGGRCIVAFAKHIGVIDTETNFLAVDGPHYAKISESGDWVSLQMTDVETVNRDAEAYVLNTGSPHYVTLAADLKDKDVYAEGSAIRNNDTYRKEGININFVEPAGDGYFVRTFERGVEDETYACGTGVTAVALAMAKHNHQTGHLNTPIKVLGGNLNIRFDYNGQKFSSIFLEGPAVKVFEGDMEIW from the coding sequence ATGATCCATTTTTATAAATACCAGGGAGCAGGGAACGATTTTATTTTGGTTGATAACCGTGAAGGCATTGTAAATCATCATAATCCGCAGCTTATTGCCCGTTTATGCGACCGCCGCTTCGGGATTGGCGGGGATGGCATGATGTTTTTGCAGGCCGTGGAAGGTTATGATTTTGAAATGGTTTACTATAATTCAGACGGGCAGCCCAGCAGTATGTGTGGTAACGGCGGCCGCTGTATAGTGGCTTTTGCCAAGCATATAGGTGTAATTGACACCGAGACAAACTTTTTGGCAGTCGATGGGCCTCATTATGCCAAAATTTCAGAAAGTGGCGATTGGGTGAGCCTGCAAATGACAGATGTTGAAACGGTAAACCGGGATGCTGAAGCCTACGTGTTAAACACAGGCTCGCCACATTATGTAACGCTGGCAGCAGATTTAAAAGATAAAGATGTTTATGCCGAAGGCTCCGCCATCCGTAATAATGATACTTACCGCAAGGAAGGCATCAATATTAACTTTGTTGAACCCGCCGGCGACGGTTATTTTGTTAGGACCTTCGAACGCGGCGTTGAAGATGAAACCTATGCCTGTGGCACCGGCGTAACAGCGGTAGCGTTGGCCATGGCCAAACATAACCACCAAACCGGCCATCTCAATACCCCCATAAAAGTTTTAGGCGGGAACCTGAATATTCGCTTTGATTATAACGGACAAAAATTCAGCAGCATATTTTTAGAAGGCCCTGCGGTAAAGGTGTTTGAGGGTGATATGGAGATCTGGTAA
- a CDS encoding ACT domain-containing protein yields MFGETNLAALLETMSPKLNEGDYVFCTVSTLDNIDPKEIIGLFKEDEGWTVIINKEQADEINLNYTYVASWITLTVHSALEAVGLTAAFSNALAKEGISCNVLAAFYHDHIFVAKQDAEKAMNALRKLSSP; encoded by the coding sequence ATGTTTGGCGAAACAAATCTTGCAGCACTATTAGAAACCATGAGCCCAAAGCTTAACGAGGGCGACTATGTTTTTTGCACAGTAAGTACCTTAGATAATATTGACCCAAAAGAAATAATTGGCTTATTTAAAGAAGATGAAGGCTGGACAGTCATCATCAACAAAGAGCAGGCAGATGAGATTAATCTTAACTACACCTACGTAGCATCCTGGATCACGTTAACAGTTCATTCGGCTTTAGAAGCAGTGGGGCTTACCGCCGCATTTTCAAACGCCTTGGCTAAAGAAGGTATCAGTTGTAACGTGTTAGCTGCTTTTTATCACGATCATATTTTTGTAGCGAAACAGGATGCCGAAAAGGCAATGAACGCTTTGAGAAAGCTATCATCTCCTTAA
- the rpsA gene encoding 30S ribosomal protein S1, translated as MAKKQEAEKELKAKEAELDTITSSGEKETIESEADSNFINEIKSKITVTPEDFDWDADEKKFGNYSDSDREKFEKMYDGTFSSITKGEIITGTVVNVNNKDVVLNIGFKSDGLVSVSEFRDTPDLKIGDTVEVFVESQEDANGQLVLSRKRAKTQKSWERINSALDNDEIITGFVKSRTKGGLIVDIMGVEAFLPGSQIDIKPIRDYDIYVGKTMEFKVVKINHEFKNVVVSHKVLIEDDLENQKTEIVARLEKGQVLEGTVKNITDFGVFIDLGGVDGLLHITDISWGRIEHPREILALDQKINVVVLDFDDEKKRIALGLKQLTPHPWQSLDENIQIGSKVKGKIVTVADYGAFLEIIPGVEGLIHVSEMSWSQNLRNPQEFLKVGDEVEAQVLTLDRDERKMSLGIKQLTPDPWQNAADRYAVGTQHIATVKNMTNFGVFVELEDGIDGLIHISDLSWSKKVNHPNEFTKVGEKLDVVVLELDVENRKLSLGHKQLEENPWDTFETIFTIDSIHEGTVLKVTEKGAIVALPYGVEGFAPTKHLVKEDGKSLKAEEAAEFKIIEFNKENKRIVISHSRIWEEARAEQRVQEFESRKKEAKSASNAVKKVKESVEKSTLGDLSVLAQLKEQMEGAENKARKATTTTKKTSEEEAAE; from the coding sequence ATGGCAAAAAAACAGGAAGCAGAAAAAGAATTAAAAGCTAAAGAAGCTGAGCTGGACACAATTACATCGTCTGGCGAGAAAGAAACTATTGAATCAGAAGCTGATTCAAATTTCATCAATGAAATCAAATCAAAGATCACAGTAACCCCCGAAGATTTCGATTGGGATGCTGATGAGAAGAAATTTGGCAATTACAGCGACAGCGATCGTGAGAAATTCGAGAAAATGTATGATGGAACATTCAGTTCAATCACCAAAGGCGAAATCATCACCGGTACCGTTGTTAATGTAAACAACAAAGATGTGGTATTAAACATCGGATTTAAATCTGACGGTTTGGTATCAGTATCTGAATTCCGTGATACACCTGATCTGAAGATCGGTGACACAGTTGAAGTATTTGTTGAGTCGCAGGAAGATGCTAACGGTCAGTTAGTATTATCACGCAAGCGTGCAAAAACTCAAAAATCATGGGAACGTATTAATTCTGCATTAGACAATGATGAAATCATCACTGGTTTTGTTAAGAGCAGAACTAAAGGTGGTTTGATTGTAGATATTATGGGCGTTGAAGCCTTTTTACCTGGTTCACAAATTGACATAAAACCTATCAGGGATTATGACATTTATGTGGGTAAAACAATGGAATTCAAAGTTGTTAAGATCAACCACGAGTTTAAAAACGTAGTGGTATCGCACAAAGTGCTGATCGAAGACGATTTAGAAAACCAAAAAACTGAAATTGTTGCCCGCCTTGAAAAAGGACAGGTACTTGAAGGAACCGTTAAAAACATTACCGACTTTGGTGTATTCATTGACCTTGGTGGCGTTGACGGTTTACTGCACATTACCGACATTTCATGGGGCCGCATAGAGCATCCGCGCGAAATCCTTGCATTAGATCAGAAAATCAACGTTGTTGTTCTTGATTTTGATGACGAGAAAAAACGTATTGCTTTAGGCTTAAAACAACTTACACCACACCCTTGGCAGTCATTGGATGAAAACATTCAGATCGGTTCAAAGGTTAAAGGTAAAATTGTTACCGTTGCTGATTACGGCGCATTCCTTGAAATCATCCCTGGTGTTGAAGGTTTGATCCACGTATCAGAAATGTCATGGTCACAAAACTTACGTAACCCTCAGGAATTCCTGAAAGTTGGTGACGAAGTTGAAGCACAAGTGTTAACACTTGACCGCGACGAGCGCAAAATGAGCTTAGGTATTAAGCAATTAACTCCTGATCCATGGCAAAATGCTGCTGACCGTTACGCGGTTGGTACACAGCACATCGCTACAGTTAAAAACATGACCAACTTTGGTGTGTTTGTTGAACTGGAAGATGGAATTGACGGCTTGATCCACATCAGCGACCTTTCCTGGTCTAAAAAAGTAAATCACCCTAACGAGTTCACTAAAGTTGGTGAAAAATTAGACGTGGTTGTTTTAGAACTTGATGTTGAGAACCGTAAATTAAGCTTAGGCCACAAACAACTTGAAGAAAACCCTTGGGATACTTTTGAAACCATCTTCACTATTGACTCAATACATGAAGGTACCGTATTAAAAGTAACTGAAAAAGGCGCTATTGTTGCTTTACCTTATGGTGTTGAAGGCTTTGCGCCTACCAAACACCTGGTTAAAGAAGATGGCAAGAGCTTAAAAGCTGAAGAAGCTGCTGAGTTCAAGATCATTGAATTTAACAAGGAAAACAAACGTATCGTTATCTCTCACTCACGCATTTGGGAAGAAGCCCGTGCCGAGCAACGTGTTCAGGAATTTGAAAGCCGTAAAAAGGAAGCAAAATCTGCAAGCAACGCTGTGAAAAAAGTGAAAGAATCAGTTGAAAAATCAACTTTAGGCGATTTGAGCGTATTAGCACAATTGAAAGAGCAGATGGAAGGTGCTGAAAACAAAGCACGTAAAGCTACAACAACAACAAAGAAAACTTCTGAAGAAGAAGCTGCTGAATAA
- the parS gene encoding type II RES/Xre toxin-antitoxin system antitoxin, with amino-acid sequence MVHIFVCMSHKSKHEDTPNIVSEPMVAYAVQGMGNSFYNLLGATKSLRASNDFDLIHIARKGFSKRTLLALAKKVSLNIQELANILHISERTLQRYDDDVIIKTEYAEKAVELARLYTRGEEVFGSVDKFKVWIKAPSIVFNGEAPVSMLDTSAGFNMVFTELGRIEHGIFA; translated from the coding sequence ATGGTACATATATTTGTATGTATGTCGCATAAATCAAAACATGAAGACACTCCGAACATCGTAAGTGAGCCGATGGTGGCCTATGCTGTACAAGGCATGGGCAACTCATTTTATAATTTATTAGGAGCCACAAAGTCATTAAGGGCATCTAATGATTTTGATCTCATTCATATAGCACGTAAGGGGTTCTCTAAACGTACTTTGCTGGCATTGGCAAAAAAGGTTTCGTTAAACATCCAGGAGTTAGCTAATATACTTCACATTAGCGAGCGCACCCTGCAGCGTTATGATGATGATGTTATTATAAAAACTGAATACGCTGAAAAAGCTGTTGAGCTTGCACGCTTGTACACCCGCGGCGAGGAGGTGTTCGGCTCCGTTGATAAATTTAAGGTTTGGATAAAAGCGCCGAGCATTGTTTTTAACGGTGAAGCACCGGTATCAATGCTTGATACTTCTGCTGGTTTTAATATGGTTTTTACCGAATTAGGCCGTATTGAACATGGAATTTTTGCCTGA
- a CDS encoding HAD family hydrolase produces the protein MNLKVIAFDADDTLWVNEPYYRQTEEQFYNLLGGYSTQHELERELLKTEIGNLTFYGYGIKGFVLSMIETALRISNNTISAEVVGAILDLGKQMLNQPIELLDGVEDVLGTLKSKYRLVVATKGDLLDQERKLKKSGISHYFHHIEIMSEKDDANYLKLIRHLDIAPQELLMVGNSLKSDIMPVLNIGGNAVHVPYHITWAHEQIEHSIESEKFKSVVEIRELLGFL, from the coding sequence ATGAATTTAAAAGTAATTGCGTTTGATGCCGATGATACGCTTTGGGTAAATGAGCCCTATTACCGGCAAACAGAGGAGCAATTTTATAATTTGCTGGGCGGGTATTCAACTCAACATGAACTGGAGCGAGAGTTACTGAAAACGGAGATTGGTAACCTTACTTTTTACGGCTATGGCATAAAAGGTTTTGTGCTTTCGATGATTGAAACTGCTTTGCGGATCTCAAATAATACAATAAGCGCAGAAGTGGTTGGGGCGATACTGGACCTGGGAAAACAAATGCTGAACCAGCCGATTGAGCTGCTTGATGGCGTTGAGGACGTGCTGGGGACATTAAAAAGTAAATACCGCCTTGTGGTTGCTACTAAAGGTGATTTGCTTGACCAGGAACGCAAGTTAAAGAAATCGGGCATCAGTCATTATTTTCATCATATCGAGATCATGTCTGAAAAAGACGATGCCAATTACCTGAAGCTGATCAGGCACCTTGATATTGCACCCCAGGAACTGCTGATGGTGGGTAACTCTTTGAAGAGTGATATCATGCCTGTGCTTAATATCGGCGGCAATGCGGTACATGTGCCTTACCATATCACGTGGGCCCATGAGCAAATTGAGCATAGCATTGAAAGTGAAAAATTTAAAAGTGTGGTTGAAATAAGAGAGCTGCTGGGATTTTTATAG
- the lysS gene encoding lysine--tRNA ligase: MSTALSEQEILRRESLQQLRALGINPYPAEEYKVTAFAQDITDNFNRFPDHYKQVTLAGRIMTRRIMGSASFAELQDSTGRMQIYLKRDDICPCEDKTLYNTVFKKLLDIGDYIGVKGFVFLTQTGEISVHVQELVLLAKALKPLPVVKRDEEGNTHDAFTDPELRYRQRYVDLTVNPEFKQIFLKRSKVISSMREYFNKQGWLEVETPILQPVHGGAAARPFGTHHNTLDMPLFLRIANELYLKRLIVAGFDGVYEFGKMFRNEGMDRTHNPEFTSMEIYVAYKDYNWMMAMVEECLEIVARTVHGIPVVQVGANEINFAGPYEKLSMYDSILKYTNIDVSAMDEAALRQTCKELGIEVNPSMGKGKLIDEIFGAKVEANLIQPTYITDYPIEMTPLAKKHRTKEGLVERFELFVNGKEIANAYSELNDAIDQRERLEEQLILAGRGDDEAMAMDDDFLRALEYGMPPTSGLGIGIDRLVMLMTNQSTIQEVLFFPQMRPEKKAKTVTADDFIHVGVPAEWVPVLNKMGINTLEDLKAANPNKVFNDLGGMRKKLKLDITMPAKEVVMAWFA, translated from the coding sequence ATGAGTACTGCACTATCTGAACAGGAAATTTTACGCCGCGAATCGTTACAACAACTGCGCGCTTTAGGTATTAACCCATATCCCGCCGAGGAATATAAGGTTACTGCTTTTGCACAGGACATTACTGACAATTTCAACCGATTTCCTGATCACTATAAACAGGTTACCCTTGCAGGCCGTATCATGACCCGCCGCATTATGGGCAGCGCATCTTTTGCTGAACTGCAGGATTCAACCGGTCGCATGCAGATCTACCTGAAACGCGATGATATTTGCCCGTGTGAAGACAAAACGCTTTACAATACCGTATTTAAGAAACTGCTTGATATTGGCGACTATATCGGGGTTAAAGGATTTGTATTTTTAACGCAAACCGGTGAAATTTCTGTGCATGTGCAGGAACTGGTTTTACTGGCAAAAGCGTTAAAACCGCTGCCCGTTGTAAAACGCGATGAAGAAGGAAATACGCACGATGCCTTCACTGATCCTGAACTTCGCTATCGCCAGCGTTATGTTGACCTTACCGTTAACCCGGAATTTAAACAGATTTTCCTGAAACGTTCAAAAGTAATCAGCAGCATGCGCGAATACTTTAACAAGCAGGGCTGGCTGGAAGTGGAAACCCCAATATTACAACCCGTGCATGGTGGTGCGGCTGCACGCCCTTTCGGCACACACCACAACACACTGGATATGCCGCTATTTTTACGCATAGCCAACGAGTTGTATTTAAAACGATTGATTGTAGCAGGTTTTGATGGCGTTTATGAGTTTGGTAAGATGTTCCGTAACGAGGGCATGGACCGTACCCACAACCCTGAATTTACCAGCATGGAAATCTACGTGGCCTACAAAGATTATAACTGGATGATGGCCATGGTGGAGGAGTGTTTGGAAATTGTTGCCCGCACCGTTCATGGTATTCCAGTGGTGCAGGTTGGCGCTAATGAAATTAATTTCGCAGGTCCATACGAGAAACTTTCTATGTATGATTCAATCTTGAAATATACCAACATTGATGTTTCAGCAATGGATGAAGCTGCCTTGCGCCAAACCTGCAAAGAACTTGGTATTGAAGTAAACCCTTCAATGGGTAAAGGCAAATTAATTGACGAGATCTTTGGTGCAAAAGTTGAAGCTAACCTGATCCAGCCAACCTATATTACAGACTACCCGATTGAGATGACACCGCTTGCTAAAAAGCACCGCACTAAAGAGGGGCTGGTTGAGCGTTTTGAGTTGTTTGTAAATGGAAAAGAGATCGCTAACGCCTACTCTGAGCTAAATGATGCTATCGACCAGCGCGAACGCCTGGAAGAGCAGCTGATACTGGCTGGCCGAGGTGATGATGAAGCAATGGCTATGGATGATGACTTTTTACGTGCTTTGGAATACGGGATGCCGCCAACATCAGGCTTAGGTATAGGTATTGACCGTTTGGTAATGCTGATGACCAATCAGAGTACCATCCAGGAAGTATTGTTCTTCCCGCAAATGCGCCCCGAGAAAAAAGCAAAAACGGTAACTGCAGACGATTTTATTCATGTGGGTGTACCTGCGGAGTGGGTGCCTGTATTAAATAAAATGGGTATTAACACGCTTGAGGATCTAAAAGCTGCAAACCCTAACAAGGTATTTAACGACCTGGGTGGGATGCGCAAAAAATTGAAACTTGATATCACCATGCCTGCAAAAGAAGTGGTAATGGCCTGGTTTGCCTGA
- a CDS encoding RES family NAD+ phosphorylase — protein MVLYRIAKCEYAGDLSGTGARLYGGRWNSKGKPVTYLASSRSLAVLEVLVHLPPLMIPDDFCLVGIEVPDNSITQVAVNELPPHWQDVFAPAALKQIGDQFLKTGEHLLLKVPSSIVPMEFNYLLNPLHPGMKKVKLLKKEPFDFDSRLV, from the coding sequence ATGGTATTATATCGCATCGCAAAGTGTGAATACGCAGGCGACCTGAGCGGCACCGGGGCCCGATTATACGGCGGCCGGTGGAACAGCAAAGGCAAGCCGGTAACCTACCTGGCCTCTTCAAGGTCACTTGCGGTATTAGAGGTACTGGTACACCTGCCTCCGTTAATGATTCCCGATGATTTTTGCCTGGTTGGAATTGAAGTGCCCGATAACAGCATTACTCAGGTAGCTGTTAATGAACTGCCGCCCCACTGGCAGGATGTTTTTGCTCCGGCTGCATTAAAACAAATTGGTGATCAATTCCTGAAGACGGGTGAACATTTGCTGTTAAAGGTGCCTTCATCTATAGTGCCGATGGAATTTAATTACCTTTTAAACCCCTTACATCCCGGCATGAAAAAAGTTAAGCTATTAAAGAAAGAACCTTTTGATTTTGACAGCCGGTTGGTATAA